From a region of the Methanoculleus receptaculi genome:
- a CDS encoding ubiquitin-like small modifier protein 1 → MQTTGEGGTITVRVRTFAMLRKALPAEEDLVLPAGSNLGDLLDQLTARCPGAADLIFAPEGGLRRYINILKNGRNIHFSGGLETPLEDGDTVAIFPPAGGG, encoded by the coding sequence TTGCAGACTACGGGAGAGGGAGGCACCATAACCGTGAGGGTCAGGACGTTTGCAATGCTCAGGAAGGCCCTCCCGGCGGAGGAGGATCTCGTCCTGCCAGCAGGATCGAATCTCGGCGATCTGCTCGATCAACTCACCGCCAGGTGTCCCGGGGCCGCGGATCTTATATTCGCCCCCGAAGGCGGGCTCAGGCGGTACATCAACATCCTGAAGAACGGCAGGAACATCCATTTCAGTGGGGGTCTCGAGACACCGCTTGAGGACGGCGATACAGTTGCCATATTCCCGCCCGCCGGTGGCGGGTAG
- a CDS encoding Mrp/NBP35 family ATP-binding protein, with protein sequence MTQTNEPTNETCAGNCTACPSATKCDDPRNTAEPKGLPPKAEISVKHVVLVLSGKGGVGKSTVSANLAYALANRGYATGLIDLDIHGPDIPKMLGIEDARLQSYDGKVIEPVRVTGNLAVVSMAFLLPERNTPVIWRGPMKMTVIRQFLEDVNWGDLDYLIVDLPPGTGDEALTIAQLAPNIAGAVIVTTPQDVAILDSSKAVEFVKKLELPVLGIVENMSGFVCPHCKAEIDIFGRGGGKREAENLGVPFLGSIPLDLEMRQAADEGRPFIIRRTGAAESPTWKSFDAIMQSLVDQIGD encoded by the coding sequence ATGACTCAGACAAACGAACCCACTAACGAGACCTGCGCGGGAAACTGCACCGCCTGCCCGTCCGCGACGAAGTGCGACGACCCGAGGAACACTGCCGAACCAAAGGGTCTCCCTCCGAAAGCCGAGATCAGCGTCAAGCACGTCGTCCTGGTCCTCTCCGGGAAGGGCGGTGTCGGGAAGAGCACGGTCTCGGCAAACCTCGCCTACGCACTTGCCAACCGCGGCTATGCCACAGGGCTTATCGACCTTGATATTCACGGTCCGGACATCCCGAAGATGCTCGGGATCGAAGATGCCAGACTTCAGTCTTACGATGGTAAGGTCATCGAGCCAGTCAGGGTCACCGGAAACCTGGCAGTTGTTTCGATGGCATTCCTGCTTCCTGAGCGCAACACTCCCGTGATCTGGCGCGGCCCGATGAAGATGACGGTCATCCGGCAGTTCCTCGAGGACGTCAACTGGGGCGACCTTGACTACCTGATCGTCGACCTCCCACCGGGAACCGGTGATGAGGCGCTCACCATCGCCCAGCTCGCCCCGAACATAGCCGGCGCGGTCATCGTCACCACGCCGCAGGACGTTGCGATCCTTGACTCGAGCAAGGCGGTCGAGTTTGTTAAGAAACTCGAACTTCCGGTGCTCGGGATAGTCGAGAACATGAGCGGATTTGTCTGCCCCCACTGCAAGGCGGAGATAGATATCTTTGGCAGGGGTGGCGGGAAGAGAGAGGCGGAGAACCTGGGTGTGCCTTTCCTCGGGTCCATCCCACTGGATCTGGAAATGCGACAGGCGGCAGACGAGGGAAGACCGTTTATCATCCGCAGGACCGGCGCGGCAGAGAGCCCGACCTGGAAGAGTTTTGATGCCATCATGCAGTCTCTGGTCGACCAGATCGGCGATTAA
- the glnA gene encoding type I glutamate--ammonia ligase, whose amino-acid sequence MSRDATSAMLERIEQDNVRFLRLQFTDLLGMPKNVAIPIKQAEKALTGGIGFDGSSIEGFVRIEESDMILKPDLSTYTLLPWQPEDYAEARFICDVYKASGRPFEGDPRYVLRRAMEDAAKDGFVFNTGPELEFFLFKMIDGRPTTRFQDVGGYFDLAPTDLAEDVRREIILALTEMGFEIEASHHEVAESQHEIDFKYSDALHTADNVITFKFAAKTIALMRGLHASFMAKPIHGICGSGMHTNCSLAKDGVNAFFDPDAPIQISETCLHFIGGLLKHARAITRLANPTINSYKRLVPGYEAPCYVSWSASNRSALVRVPAPRGNSTRVEFRSPDPTCNPYLAFAAMLAAGMDGVRNKIEPPNGVDKNIYQMTSAERGYAGIDTLPCDLYEAHQALLADDLICEALGPHVLEALTSVTNAEWDAYRTAVHPWELDRYLATY is encoded by the coding sequence ATGTCCCGTGATGCCACTTCAGCGATGCTCGAGCGCATCGAGCAGGATAACGTCCGATTCCTCCGCCTGCAGTTTACCGACCTCCTGGGCATGCCCAAGAACGTGGCGATCCCGATAAAACAGGCCGAGAAGGCGCTGACCGGCGGTATAGGGTTTGACGGGTCGTCGATTGAGGGGTTCGTCAGGATAGAGGAGTCCGACATGATCCTCAAACCAGACCTCTCAACCTACACCCTGCTGCCCTGGCAGCCAGAGGATTACGCGGAGGCGCGTTTCATCTGCGATGTCTACAAGGCCAGCGGCAGACCGTTTGAGGGTGACCCGCGCTACGTGCTCCGGCGGGCGATGGAGGACGCCGCAAAGGACGGTTTCGTCTTCAACACCGGCCCGGAACTGGAGTTCTTCCTCTTCAAGATGATCGATGGCCGGCCGACCACGCGGTTCCAGGATGTCGGGGGCTACTTCGACCTCGCGCCGACCGACCTTGCCGAGGATGTCAGGCGCGAGATAATCCTCGCACTCACCGAGATGGGGTTCGAGATCGAGGCCTCGCACCACGAGGTCGCCGAGAGCCAGCACGAGATCGACTTCAAGTACAGCGACGCGCTCCACACGGCGGACAACGTCATCACATTCAAGTTCGCCGCAAAGACGATTGCGCTGATGCGCGGCCTGCACGCCTCTTTCATGGCAAAGCCCATACACGGCATCTGCGGGAGCGGGATGCACACCAACTGCTCGCTTGCCAAAGATGGGGTAAACGCGTTCTTTGACCCGGACGCTCCAATCCAGATCTCAGAGACCTGTCTCCACTTCATCGGCGGGCTGCTAAAACATGCCCGTGCCATCACCCGGCTCGCGAACCCGACGATCAACTCATACAAGAGGCTCGTCCCGGGCTACGAGGCGCCATGCTATGTCAGCTGGAGCGCAAGCAACCGGTCGGCCCTGGTCCGGGTTCCGGCGCCGCGCGGCAACAGCACCAGGGTCGAGTTCCGCAGCCCCGATCCTACCTGCAACCCCTACCTCGCCTTCGCCGCGATGCTCGCGGCCGGGATGGATGGTGTGCGCAACAAGATCGAACCCCCTAACGGTGTTGATAAGAACATCTACCAGATGACATCCGCTGAGCGGGGTTATGCCGGGATCGATACTCTGCCATGCGATCTCTATGAAGCGCACCAGGCGCTGCTCGCCGACGACCTGATCTGTGAGGCTCTTGGCCCTCACGTTCTGGAAGCCTTAACGAGCGTCACCAACGCCGAGTGGGACGCATACAGGACAGCGGTCCACCCCTGGGAACTTGACCGGTACCTGGCGACATACTGA
- the cca gene encoding CCA tRNA nucleotidyltransferase, protein MTRFPCEEEVLRRIRPTPEERTYIRAMGERLIEAVERSGKAKAMMVGSVARDTFVRGDRDLDIFILFDTSLSRQELQDEGLSLARRIAEEFGATWREKYAEHPYLNATIDSLDIDLVPCYAVASATEIKSAVDRTPFHTRYVLAHIDGYVDDVLLLKQFAKASGVYGSDHMTGGFSGYLCEILTIYYGGFHPLLEAAASWKPGEVIDIEGHGTKEFDDPLVVIDPVDPERNVAAALSLSRMFEFVEVARGYLEEPSEAFFCRPPAPALTPVVFSRLLSARGTYLYSITFKTPDLTPDTVVPQLRKSAESIRDLLERSGFPVNRTDVCMREKRCMLLFELMAETVPVMRRHIGPPLWSRENSRKFLEKYVRREVFAGPYIEEGRYVVEVGRRFTRAIDLLRSNVILDIALGKHVRRSMEEGWSVGTDAECWDEEFAVFLSRFLDRASPLARIKRMATRR, encoded by the coding sequence TTGACGCGGTTCCCCTGTGAAGAGGAGGTGCTCAGGAGGATCCGTCCAACACCTGAGGAGCGGACCTACATCCGGGCGATGGGAGAGCGCCTGATCGAGGCGGTTGAACGGTCGGGGAAGGCGAAAGCGATGATGGTGGGTTCGGTCGCCAGGGATACCTTCGTCCGGGGTGACCGTGACCTGGACATCTTCATTCTCTTTGACACCTCCCTCTCCCGCCAGGAACTGCAGGATGAGGGGCTATCGCTCGCGCGCCGGATCGCGGAAGAGTTCGGCGCAACGTGGCGCGAGAAGTACGCAGAACACCCGTATCTCAACGCAACGATAGACTCTCTGGATATCGATCTCGTCCCCTGCTACGCAGTGGCGAGCGCCACCGAGATCAAGAGCGCCGTTGACCGGACGCCGTTCCATACACGCTATGTCCTTGCTCATATCGATGGTTACGTCGACGACGTCCTCCTATTAAAGCAGTTTGCAAAGGCCAGCGGGGTCTACGGTTCGGACCATATGACAGGCGGGTTCTCCGGTTATCTCTGCGAGATCCTGACGATCTACTACGGCGGGTTCCACCCTCTCCTCGAAGCCGCAGCCAGCTGGAAACCGGGGGAGGTGATAGATATCGAGGGGCACGGGACGAAGGAGTTTGACGATCCGCTTGTGGTGATCGATCCGGTCGACCCGGAGAGGAACGTCGCGGCGGCGCTATCGCTCTCGCGGATGTTTGAATTTGTGGAGGTTGCACGCGGTTACCTCGAGGAGCCCTCGGAGGCGTTCTTCTGCCGCCCGCCCGCACCGGCGCTAACCCCGGTGGTCTTCTCCCGCCTCCTCTCTGCCAGGGGGACCTACCTATATTCTATCACCTTCAAAACACCCGATCTCACCCCTGATACGGTGGTGCCTCAACTACGGAAATCTGCCGAGTCCATACGCGACCTCCTGGAGAGGAGCGGGTTTCCGGTGAACCGTACCGACGTCTGCATGAGGGAGAAGCGGTGCATGCTGCTCTTTGAACTGATGGCAGAAACCGTGCCGGTTATGCGCAGGCATATCGGCCCGCCGCTCTGGTCGAGGGAGAACTCCCGGAAGTTCCTGGAGAAGTATGTAAGGAGAGAGGTCTTTGCCGGGCCATACATCGAGGAGGGGCGATACGTGGTTGAGGTGGGCCGCAGGTTTACCCGGGCCATCGATCTGCTGCGGTCAAACGTCATCCTTGACATCGCGCTTGGAAAGCACGTCCGGCGCTCTATGGAAGAGGGGTGGAGTGTGGGGACCGACGCTGAGTGCTGGGACGAGGAGTTTGCCGTCTTCCTCTCACGGTTCCTGGACCGCGCATCGCCTCTTGCCAGGATAAAGAGGATGGCAACACGGAGGTGA
- the thpR gene encoding RNA 2',3'-cyclic phosphodiesterase gives MVRTFVAIDLTEEIRESARQSLEILREAPGRLAIVEPENLHITLKFLGEVDQAQIEPIIGALRATNAEPFEITLGYAVCNHPRRPRVIWCDVTDSGESAALARQVDDLLEPLGFPREKRPFRPHVTLARVKDLHPALPKEVERRIPREPLGRCLVSAIKLKKSTLTSGGPIYDDLAEVTL, from the coding sequence ATGGTCAGGACGTTCGTTGCAATCGATCTGACGGAGGAGATCCGCGAAAGCGCACGCCAGTCGCTGGAGATCCTGAGAGAGGCCCCCGGCCGACTCGCCATAGTCGAGCCCGAAAATCTCCATATTACGCTCAAGTTCCTTGGAGAGGTCGATCAGGCGCAGATCGAGCCGATCATCGGGGCGCTCCGGGCGACGAACGCCGAACCCTTTGAGATAACTCTCGGTTATGCTGTCTGCAACCACCCGCGGAGACCGCGGGTGATCTGGTGCGACGTCACCGACTCAGGGGAGAGCGCTGCCCTCGCACGGCAGGTGGACGACCTCCTCGAGCCGCTCGGGTTCCCCAGGGAGAAGCGTCCATTCCGTCCCCATGTAACACTTGCACGTGTAAAAGATCTCCACCCCGCGCTCCCAAAGGAGGTGGAGCGTCGTATACCCCGCGAACCGCTCGGCAGGTGTCTGGTGAGCGCCATAAAACTCAAGAAGAGCACGCTGACATCCGGTGGTCCGATCTACGATGACCTTGCGGAGGTCACGCTTTGA
- a CDS encoding thioredoxin domain-containing protein — MESCPNCEILKEFLASRGVPFIECDMASAEALTELRMNGVFVQEAPVLQKGDAFYTSADLFPGGVFQEDLVAGLIAEV; from the coding sequence CTGGAATCCTGCCCGAATTGCGAGATCCTGAAAGAGTTTCTGGCCTCGAGAGGCGTGCCCTTCATCGAGTGCGACATGGCATCCGCTGAAGCGCTGACCGAGCTTCGCATGAACGGGGTATTCGTTCAGGAGGCGCCGGTGCTGCAGAAAGGTGACGCTTTCTATACGTCAGCCGACCTATTTCCCGGGGGTGTCTTCCAGGAAGACCTGGTTGCCGGTCTGATCGCGGAGGTATGA
- the nrdD gene encoding anaerobic ribonucleoside-triphosphate reductase yields MRLSRKSTQTTLFGEFVPTFPKVRTSRGYLLDWDRNRIIRQIVEETRLVEVFYGYKGADEETAKEIARLVEKKIQMLGLQSLSGPLIREIVNMTLLERGLIPYRNVCTRVGTPVFDAHLIDVGRGFEAHDNANLQENAETSHKKKADKISKEQYLLQLPPDLADHHLRGDLHIHDLEYFGTRPFCIDGSTVIPARMAGRTRSIRPDELPIDGDEWRPDDLSVLTPKGWRRVTKVTRRRVNPGEMLRIRTSGGRSLMVTGEHRIPVQTAEGMTIRRADEVRTGDTLYRISATDALRGETIEAIDLVRELPVSVPAHLLENVYVRGAQEIFADTIRSGQAASYAAISRVLGVEHRKQWYTRGIMPIALFSTFCSRYGVEDYAGVTIGVTGSEHELPALLALTPELIRLLGFFVSEGNYNVAPEVGQYNLAITENNQAPAIQAAACAVLNTYATITGGTPDTTTIYGVEAERNRALQVYFGGKAGYLLFRYVFGIPERAVEKRLPWIVYHLNDVLLHEFLSALFTAGGSVYYRPEKSDCIVNYTTASPTLRQELSLLLTALGMKPHIVELYADNEDRGTLYRLQINGRKNVEAFARYATFLDSRQDHIDGFLSAVKGGRTAEREETAVEIAPADPTGAYVYDLFIDGDGAEESHTFFASDGLLIHNCQDWDLRYFFYYGLMPDGNGTKASVAGPAKRAEVAVLHAVKALGSAQTNFAGGQGYYNFLTFLAPYFEGMDYDGIKQLMQMFVYEMTQMMVARGGQVVFSSVQLSPGVPTLWKDKPCVFRGKVWDGNQAPLRTYGEFEREVRLLFKALMEVMLEGDYWGKPFSFPKPEISIEPDFLTEDEEFNRSHPDLPTYRDLYLMTFELASKYGTPYYDNQVPAYRGAGEGISCYQCLAGDELVPVADREGRISVKRIQDIFDTAARNGRRIDTFGAELAYYDGRTPSVDFETQEASLRPFHGVMRRRYSGPLLRITLESGREITVTPDHPVYVLNGGVFVRDVAGELNVGDSLPVLKAAGFCERPVEEIEVAATLAKAGYGNLIRAAGDGITLRTSGRISLPRVLPASSELARLLGYYLAAGRSERSARRYTVRFTFEKGDAEFATDTAACIRAVLGVEPRVLETASGRVVVISSRLIYLLFAALGCGSADADKSVPDIVFNLDRSLVADYLGAVFSTTGKKDAGREARSIRLSVDSREVAQKLVWLSGRIGVQMGYAERDRLFGLPPDSAPHRVYTCRITDNDQMERFQAETGYPPMIARGREKGSPFAQIPETPATAGCTGLACASMYTGDGVEKVQVTIVIPPLSGEEEEAVGLLEYGDVHPLRIRSIEPVDHEGYVYDLVDVAGTHTFSNALGIVTGNCCAYQFSSLAGEDAEFEDKLYFRDGKHFSMGSWQVMSINCPRAAYKAEGDQERLFAELKSLMDTAVDLFRIKRRWMSLIRANGRMPFAMQRPKDPNTGERGAVAVDVDGLVYTIGVVGVNEMVQHFTGYQLHESKEAFRLAVRAMTELEIYARELSKKNNMTIALARTPAETTGQRFAVADLLDERFRDDAIRVVKGDVERALDVLGTTLDLPIYYTNGTHVNPGAAVPLTKRIEIEHVFFPIVDGGNIFHIWLGEARPDPRGLMEMAMNLCRTTQIGYFAFTRDLTVSLKEFREYRPVRSGHAAGQPVGTLEVDRADA; encoded by the coding sequence ATGAGGTTGAGCCGTAAGTCAACACAGACGACGCTGTTCGGGGAGTTTGTCCCCACATTCCCGAAGGTCAGGACGTCGCGGGGCTACCTTCTTGACTGGGACAGGAACCGGATCATCAGACAGATCGTGGAGGAGACCCGGCTTGTCGAGGTCTTCTACGGCTACAAGGGGGCCGATGAGGAGACGGCAAAGGAGATTGCCCGACTGGTCGAGAAGAAGATCCAGATGCTGGGACTCCAGTCGCTCTCAGGGCCGCTGATCCGCGAGATCGTCAACATGACGCTCCTTGAGCGCGGCCTGATCCCCTACCGCAACGTCTGCACAAGGGTGGGAACCCCTGTTTTCGATGCTCACCTCATCGATGTAGGGCGGGGGTTTGAGGCGCACGACAACGCCAACCTCCAGGAGAATGCAGAGACCTCACACAAGAAGAAGGCTGACAAGATCAGCAAGGAGCAGTACCTCCTGCAACTCCCCCCCGACCTTGCGGACCACCACCTCCGGGGAGATCTCCACATCCACGACCTGGAATACTTTGGGACCCGCCCGTTCTGTATAGACGGGAGCACGGTCATACCCGCGCGGATGGCGGGCCGCACCCGAAGCATCCGTCCCGACGAACTCCCGATCGACGGTGATGAATGGCGCCCGGATGACCTCTCCGTGCTCACCCCAAAGGGCTGGAGACGCGTTACGAAGGTGACCCGTCGCCGGGTGAACCCGGGCGAGATGCTCAGGATCCGGACGTCGGGCGGGCGGTCGCTGATGGTCACCGGCGAGCACCGGATCCCGGTGCAGACCGCCGAAGGGATGACCATCCGCCGTGCCGACGAAGTACGCACCGGGGACACCCTCTACAGGATCTCCGCGACCGACGCCCTCCGCGGGGAGACGATCGAGGCGATCGATCTCGTGCGGGAACTGCCCGTCTCGGTGCCGGCCCACCTCCTCGAGAACGTCTACGTCCGCGGCGCTCAGGAGATCTTTGCCGATACGATCCGGAGCGGGCAGGCAGCTTCCTACGCCGCTATCTCGCGGGTGCTCGGCGTCGAGCACCGGAAACAGTGGTACACACGCGGAATCATGCCCATCGCACTCTTCAGCACGTTCTGCAGCCGTTACGGCGTCGAGGACTATGCCGGGGTCACAATCGGAGTCACCGGGAGCGAGCACGAGCTGCCCGCCCTTCTCGCGCTTACGCCTGAACTCATCCGTCTCCTGGGGTTCTTCGTCTCGGAAGGCAACTACAACGTCGCCCCGGAGGTCGGACAGTACAACCTCGCGATAACCGAGAACAATCAGGCGCCTGCGATCCAGGCCGCGGCATGCGCTGTCCTGAACACCTATGCAACGATCACCGGCGGCACCCCCGACACCACGACCATCTACGGGGTCGAGGCGGAGCGCAACCGGGCCCTGCAGGTCTACTTCGGCGGAAAAGCAGGTTACCTGCTCTTCCGCTACGTATTCGGCATCCCGGAGAGGGCAGTCGAAAAACGCCTTCCCTGGATCGTCTACCACTTAAACGATGTGCTCCTCCACGAGTTCCTCTCCGCCCTCTTCACCGCCGGCGGCTCGGTATACTACCGTCCTGAAAAGTCAGACTGCATCGTCAACTACACCACCGCATCGCCGACACTCCGACAGGAACTCTCGCTCCTCCTCACCGCACTCGGGATGAAACCCCACATCGTCGAACTCTACGCCGATAACGAGGACAGGGGGACGCTCTACCGCCTCCAGATCAACGGGCGCAAGAACGTCGAGGCGTTCGCCCGGTACGCCACGTTCCTTGACTCGCGGCAGGACCACATCGACGGGTTCCTCTCCGCAGTGAAGGGAGGGCGGACTGCCGAGCGGGAGGAGACCGCCGTCGAGATCGCTCCGGCGGACCCCACCGGTGCGTACGTCTACGATCTCTTCATCGACGGCGACGGGGCTGAGGAGAGCCACACGTTTTTCGCATCCGACGGCCTCTTAATCCACAACTGCCAGGACTGGGACCTGCGCTACTTCTTCTACTACGGTCTGATGCCTGATGGCAACGGTACAAAAGCCTCTGTTGCCGGCCCGGCAAAGAGGGCGGAGGTGGCGGTTCTCCACGCGGTCAAGGCGCTCGGCTCCGCCCAGACAAACTTCGCCGGCGGCCAGGGCTACTACAACTTCCTGACGTTCCTGGCGCCATACTTTGAGGGGATGGACTACGACGGGATCAAGCAGCTGATGCAGATGTTCGTCTACGAGATGACCCAGATGATGGTTGCCCGGGGCGGTCAGGTGGTCTTCTCGTCGGTCCAGCTCTCCCCCGGCGTTCCCACCCTCTGGAAGGACAAGCCCTGCGTCTTCCGCGGCAAGGTCTGGGACGGAAACCAGGCGCCGCTCCGGACATACGGCGAGTTCGAGCGTGAGGTCAGGCTCCTCTTCAAGGCGCTGATGGAGGTGATGCTCGAGGGTGACTACTGGGGCAAACCGTTCTCCTTCCCGAAACCCGAGATCAGCATCGAGCCCGATTTCCTCACGGAGGACGAGGAGTTCAACCGCAGCCACCCCGACCTCCCGACCTACCGCGACCTCTACCTGATGACGTTCGAACTCGCGTCCAAGTATGGCACCCCTTACTACGACAACCAGGTACCGGCTTACCGGGGCGCCGGTGAGGGGATATCGTGTTACCAGTGCTTGGCGGGGGACGAACTGGTTCCGGTGGCCGATAGAGAGGGCCGGATCAGTGTAAAGCGCATTCAGGACATCTTCGATACCGCCGCAAGGAACGGGAGACGGATAGATACTTTCGGCGCAGAACTCGCCTACTATGATGGAAGAACTCCGAGCGTCGATTTCGAAACCCAGGAAGCGTCACTCCGACCGTTCCACGGTGTTATGCGCAGACGGTATAGCGGCCCCCTCCTCAGGATCACCCTGGAGTCGGGCCGTGAGATCACGGTCACCCCCGACCATCCTGTCTACGTCCTCAATGGAGGTGTCTTTGTCCGGGATGTGGCAGGCGAGCTCAACGTGGGTGACTCTCTCCCGGTGCTGAAAGCGGCCGGGTTCTGCGAGCGGCCGGTTGAGGAGATCGAGGTTGCAGCGACCCTGGCGAAGGCCGGGTACGGCAACTTGATCCGGGCCGCCGGTGATGGGATAACCCTCAGGACCTCCGGGCGCATCAGTCTGCCCCGCGTTCTGCCGGCCAGCAGCGAACTTGCCAGACTCCTTGGCTACTATCTTGCAGCAGGGCGTAGCGAGCGTTCAGCGCGGCGTTATACGGTTAGATTCACGTTTGAAAAAGGCGACGCGGAGTTCGCGACGGATACCGCCGCCTGCATCCGTGCGGTCCTGGGGGTCGAGCCACGCGTCCTGGAGACGGCATCGGGAAGGGTGGTTGTCATCAGCAGCAGGCTCATCTACCTCCTCTTTGCAGCCCTCGGTTGCGGTTCGGCCGATGCCGATAAGTCTGTGCCGGATATCGTCTTCAACCTGGATCGCTCCCTCGTGGCGGATTACCTCGGTGCAGTCTTCAGCACAACCGGAAAGAAGGACGCCGGCCGCGAGGCGAGGAGCATCAGGCTGAGTGTGGACTCGAGGGAGGTCGCCCAGAAACTGGTCTGGCTGAGCGGCAGGATCGGCGTCCAGATGGGTTACGCCGAACGGGATAGGCTCTTCGGGCTGCCGCCAGACAGCGCCCCACACCGGGTTTACACCTGCAGGATAACGGACAATGACCAGATGGAGCGGTTCCAGGCGGAGACCGGTTACCCTCCAATGATTGCCCGGGGACGGGAGAAAGGCTCTCCGTTCGCGCAGATCCCTGAGACTCCGGCCACAGCCGGATGCACCGGTCTTGCCTGTGCGAGCATGTACACCGGTGATGGGGTGGAGAAGGTCCAGGTGACCATTGTCATCCCACCACTTTCCGGAGAGGAAGAAGAGGCTGTCGGCCTCCTCGAGTATGGGGATGTGCACCCGCTCCGGATTCGATCGATCGAACCGGTGGACCACGAAGGTTACGTCTACGACCTTGTCGACGTCGCAGGCACCCACACCTTCTCAAACGCGCTCGGGATCGTGACCGGAAACTGTTGCGCCTACCAGTTCTCCTCGCTTGCTGGCGAAGACGCCGAATTTGAGGACAAACTCTACTTCCGTGATGGGAAACACTTCTCGATGGGTTCATGGCAGGTGATGTCGATCAACTGTCCGCGGGCGGCTTACAAGGCCGAGGGCGACCAGGAACGACTCTTTGCCGAGCTCAAGTCCCTCATGGACACCGCTGTCGACCTCTTTCGGATCAAGCGCCGATGGATGTCCCTGATCCGGGCGAACGGCCGGATGCCGTTTGCGATGCAGCGCCCGAAGGATCCAAACACCGGCGAACGCGGCGCGGTTGCTGTGGACGTGGATGGTCTTGTCTACACCATAGGTGTCGTCGGTGTCAACGAGATGGTGCAGCACTTCACCGGCTACCAGCTACACGAGTCGAAGGAAGCTTTCCGTCTGGCCGTTCGTGCGATGACCGAACTCGAGATCTACGCCCGTGAACTCTCGAAGAAGAACAACATGACGATCGCCCTCGCCCGCACGCCGGCGGAGACGACCGGCCAGCGGTTTGCGGTTGCCGATCTCCTGGATGAGCGGTTCCGCGACGATGCGATCAGGGTGGTCAAGGGCGACGTCGAACGGGCGCTCGATGTGCTTGGCACCACACTTGACCTTCCCATCTACTACACCAACGGGACGCACGTCAACCCTGGAGCGGCAGTCCCGCTCACGAAACGGATCGAGATCGAGCACGTCTTCTTCCCCATAGTGGATGGCGGTAACATCTTCCACATATGGCTCGGGGAGGCACGCCCTGACCCGCGGGGGTTGATGGAGATGGCGATGAACCTCTGCCGGACGACCCAGATCGGTTACTTTGCATTCACCCGCGATCTGACGGTCTCCCTCAAAGAGTTCCGCGAATACAGGCCGGTGAGATCCGGGCACGCGGCCGGGCAGCCGGTGGGGACGCTGGAGGTCGACCGGGCGGATGCCTGA
- a CDS encoding DUF1786 domain-containing protein encodes MSNARPYVIELNTPLVAIDVGRGTQDILVYEPGRVIENSIKLVLPSPTVIVAERIREATAAGRPVFLEGFLMGGGANTGALREHLSRGLPVYAAPDAAATIHDNMERVRALGVEIRTVPPPDAVTVHTTDYMEQELRQALALFGVGYPENVAVAVQDHGYSPHRSNRIQRFELMRERLNAGGWEILSLVSDPPLPDMTRMQAVRRQAPEALVTDTGPVALIGALCDPVVRRLARTGVTLVNAGNGHTLCFTLKGSEIHGLFEHHTGALNPEKLHHYIRRLADGTLTTEEVFDDGGHGAAVRKPLTTDAVVVTGPNRLRLLPKAYQAAPFGDMMLSGCFGLVYLWKVFRERREG; translated from the coding sequence GTGTCTAATGCGAGGCCATACGTGATCGAACTGAACACCCCGCTCGTCGCGATCGACGTCGGTCGGGGCACTCAGGATATCCTGGTCTACGAACCCGGCCGGGTGATTGAGAACAGCATCAAACTGGTTCTCCCCTCTCCGACCGTGATCGTGGCGGAGAGGATCCGCGAGGCGACCGCAGCCGGCCGCCCGGTCTTCCTGGAGGGGTTCCTGATGGGCGGCGGCGCAAACACCGGCGCCCTGCGGGAGCACCTCTCCCGAGGCCTCCCCGTCTATGCCGCACCGGATGCGGCAGCGACCATCCACGACAACATGGAGCGTGTGCGGGCGCTGGGTGTTGAGATCCGCACCGTTCCTCCCCCGGATGCGGTGACCGTCCACACCACCGATTACATGGAGCAGGAGCTCAGGCAGGCTCTCGCCCTCTTCGGTGTGGGTTACCCGGAGAACGTCGCGGTAGCCGTCCAGGACCACGGTTACTCACCGCACCGGAGCAACCGCATACAGCGGTTCGAACTTATGCGGGAACGGCTTAACGCGGGGGGCTGGGAGATCCTCTCGCTGGTCTCAGATCCCCCGCTCCCAGATATGACCCGGATGCAGGCAGTCCGGCGCCAGGCACCGGAGGCACTCGTCACAGATACCGGCCCTGTCGCCCTCATCGGGGCGCTCTGCGACCCAGTGGTCAGGCGTCTGGCCCGCACTGGGGTGACCCTGGTCAACGCCGGTAACGGCCACACACTCTGCTTTACCCTGAAGGGGAGCGAGATCCATGGGCTCTTCGAGCACCACACCGGCGCACTCAACCCCGAGAAACTCCACCACTACATCCGGCGGCTTGCCGATGGCACCCTGACCACAGAGGAGGTCTTTGATGATGGCGGTCACGGGGCGGCGGTCAGGAAACCCCTTACAACCGATGCCGTTGTGGTCACCGGGCCGAACCGTCTCCGACTGCTGCCGAAGGCTTACCAGGCGGCGCCGTTCGGGGATATGATGCTATCTGGCTGCTTCGGGCTCGTCTATCTCTGGAAAGTGTTCCGGGAGAGAAGAGAGGGGTAA